A section of the Oryza sativa Japonica Group chromosome 1, ASM3414082v1 genome encodes:
- the LOC4326734 gene encoding indole-3-pyruvate monooxygenase YUCCA4-like: MDCFAETEGKRAHDPLYQRRAAAAATPATGVPVDDVDKVVDVPGAVIVGAGPAGVAVGALLGLRGVAYVVLERCGCIASLWRHRTYDRLCLHLPKRFCELPLRPFPASFPEYPTRDQFLGYLDAYAREFGVEPVFRRAVISAEYDGESWWVYTREVVAAAAGGEQAVLGCTMTVYRSRWLVVATGENAEPVVPEMDGAGRFKGQMMHSSEYRNGDGYAGKKVLVVGCGNSGMEVSLDLCNHNARASMVVRDTVHVLPREILGFSTFGLSMWLLRWLSVQTVDWLVLLLSFLVFGDTARLGIPRPSLGPFELKSVSGKTPVLDVGTLAKIKSGDIKVTPAIQCFQEHGVEFVDGSTEEFDVVILATGYKSNVPYWLKEKEFFSEKDGFPRKGNAWKGQNGLYAVGFSRRGLSGVSMDANNIVQDIVQRLHDMGYERSENN, encoded by the exons ATGGACTGCTTCGCGGAGACGGAGGGGAAGAGGGCGCATGACCCGCTGTaccagcggcgcgcggcggcggcggcgacgccggcgacgggggTGCCGGTGGACGACGTGGACAAGGTGGTGGACGTGCCCGGGGCGGTGATCGTCGGCGCCGGGCCGGCGGGGGTGGCCGTGGGCGCCCTGCTGGGGCTGCGCGGCGTCGCCTACGTGGTGCTCGAGCGGTGCGGGTGCATCGCGTCGCTGTGGCGCCACCGCACGTACGACCGCCTCTGCCTCCACCTCCCCAAGCGCTTCTGCGAGCTCCCGCTCAGGCCGTTCCCGGCGAGCTTCCCGGAGTACCCGACGAGGGACCAGTTCCTCGGCTACCTCGACGCCTACGCGCGCGAGTTCGGCGTCGAGCCGGTGTTCCGGCGGGCGGTGATCAGCGCCGAGTACGACGGGGAGTCGTGGTGGGTGTACACCAGGGAggtggtcgcggcggcggccggcggcgagcaggccGTCCTCGGGTGCACCATGACCGTGTACCGGAGCAGGTGGCTCGTCGTGGCCACCGGCGAGAACGCCGAGCCCGTCGTGCCGGAGATGGACGGCGCCGGGAGGTTCAAGGGCCAGATGATGCACTCCAGCGAGTACCGCAACGGCGACGGCTACGCCGGGAAGAAGGTCCTCGTCGTCGGCTGCGGCAACTCCGGCATGGAGGTGTCCCTCGACCTCTGCAACCACAATGCGCGCGCATCCATGGTGGTGCGCGACACG GTGCATGTCCTACCTAGAGAAATCCTGGGGTTCTCCACTTTCGGTCTGTCCATGTGGCTCCTCAGGTGGTTGTCTGTCCAAACGGTGGATTGGCTGGTACTCCTGTTGTCGTTCCTCGTGTTCGGTGATACGGCCCGCCTGGGCATCCCACGGCCCAGCCTTGGCCCCTTCGAGCTCAAGAGTGTGTCGGGTAAGACGCCGGTGCTCGACGTCGGAACCCTAGCCAAGATCAAGTCCGGGGACATCAAG GTGACCCCAGCAATACAATGTTTCCAAGAACATGGCGTGGAGTTTGTGGATGGCAGCACTGAAGAATTTGATGTTGTCATCCTGGCCACAGGATACAAAAGTAATGTGCCATATTGGTTAAAG GAGAAAGAATTCTTCTCAGAGAAAGATGGCTTCCCAAGAAAGGGAAATGCGTGGAAAGGGCAGAATGGCCTGTACGCTGTTGGTTTCTCAAGGCGTGGTCTCTCTGGAGTGTCCATGGACGCCAACAACATTGTGCAGGATATTGTGCAGCGTTTGCACGATATGGGCTATGAAAGAAGTGAGAACAACTGA
- the LOC4326735 gene encoding mitochondrial arginine transporter BAC2 codes for MEFWPEFLASSWGKEFVAGGVGGMAGVLAGHPLDTLRIRLQQPPPPASPGITAAPGRPASAASLLRGILRAEGPSALYRGMGAPLASVAFQNAMVFQVFAILSRSIDQPSSMSEPPSYTSVALAGVGTGALQTLILSPVELVKIRLQLEAAGQKHRRPGDHHGPVDMARDILRKEGVRGIYRGLAVTALRDAPAHGVYFWTYEYARERLHPGCRGHGGEQESLATMLVSGGLAGVASWVCCYPLDVVKSRLQAQGYPPRYRGIADCFRRSVREEGLPVLWRGLGTAVARAFVVNGAIFSAYELALRFLASSSNDQRLVMEEN; via the exons ATGGAGTTCTGGCCGGAGTTCTTGGCGAGCAGCTGGGGGAAGGAGTTCGTGGCGGGGGGAGTCGGGGGCATGGCCGGGGTGCTGGCGGGACACCCGCTCGACACGCTCCGCATCCGcctgcagcagccgccgccgcccgccagcccCGGGATCACCGCCGCGCCGGGGCGCCCCGCGTCCGCCGCCTCGCTGCTCCGCGGCATCCTCCGCGCCGAGGGCCCCTCCGCGCTCTACCGTGGCATGggcgcgccgctcgcctccgTCGCGTTCCAG AATGCAATGGTCTTCCAAGTCTTCGCGATCCTGTCGCGGTCGATCGATCAACCGAGCTCCATGTCGGAGCCACCGTCGTACACCAGCGTggcgctcgccggcgtcggcaCCGGGGCGCTGCAGACGCTGATCCTGTCCCCCGTCGAGCTCGTCAAGATCAGGCTgcagctggaggcggccgggcaGAAGCACCGCCGGCCCGGCGACCACCACGGGCCCGTGGACATGGCGCGCGACATCCTGCGGAAGGAGGGCGTCCGCGGCATATACCGCGGCCTCGCGGTGACCGCGCTCCGGGACGCGCCGGCGCACGGCGTGTACTTCTGGACGTACGAGTACGCGCGGGAGCGGCTGCACCCGGGGTGCCGCGGCCACGGCGGGGAGCAGGAGAGCCTCGCCACCATGCTCGTctccggcggcctcgccggcgtcgccagCTGGGTCTGCTGCTACCCGCTCGACGTGGTGAAGTCGCGGCTGCAGGCGCAGGGCTACCCGCCGAGGTACCGTGGCATCGCCGACTGCTTCCGGCGGAGCGTCAGGGAGGAAGGGCTCCCCGTGCTGTGGCGCGGCCTCGGCACCGCCGTCGCGCGGGCGTTCGTCGTCAACGGCGCCATCTTCTCTGCCTACGAGCTGGCACTCCGGTTCTTGGCTAGCAGCAGCAACGACCAGAGGCTGGTCATGGAGGAGAACTGA